AGGGGGCGGCGTAGCCGCAGCAGTCGAGGAACTCGGTCGAGATCCAGCCGTCACGGGGGTTGGTGTAGCGCAGGTGCTCCTTCCAGGTCCGCCAGCGGTAGTAGTAGACGCTCTGCACCGTCGGGTCCGGCAGGTCCACGAACGGGATGTTCGCCTGGTACCACGCGGGGTCGTTGAAGCCGGACAGGTACGAGGAGTCGTCGAGGAAGTGCGTACCGGCGCCCACGGAGGGATAGGTGTCGGCCGCGGACGCCGACACGGTGCTCTCTGCTGCCCGGGCGGGTACGGCCGCGCCGGGAACGGTCGTTGCGACCGTCGTGATCGCGGCCGCGGCGACGAGAATCCTGCGGGCGGCTCTGCGCAGGGTGTGCCACGTGGCTCGGTCGCGGCCCACGGGTTCGGGCATCGGGCATCCTCCATCGGTCGGTGCGGACAGGAAGTCCGTCGTCGTGGCGACCCGGGCGCCTCCCGTGCGCCCCGGTCACTCGACGACGGCGGGTGTACTACGTGCCGGGGCTCAGCAGGGCGAAGACGCCGCCGACCACCGGGAGCAGGAAGGGCACACCGCCGACCTGCGCGACGCAGGTCATGGCGGTGGTCCGTCCGCTCCGGAACGAGGACCAGGTCCCGGCGAGATTGTCGGACTGCAGCCAGGGACGGCCGTGCTGACGGTCAATCATGTATATCTCCACGACTGCTCGCGGGAGTGGTGGTGGCAGGGGAAGGGGAGACTGGGTGGACGCCTGCGGGAGGGGCGGGACGGAACTCGGCCTCATGGATCACAACGTTGGAAATCCGGGCAGGAGAATGACAGCACGGTGTCGGTGGCGTGTCCACCCCTTGCCCCCAACTCCGCTCCGTGCGGGACCGTATGGGAGCCCTGATCTGCTGCTTCGATGCGCTCCGTGCGGCTTCCGAAGCGTTGCGCACGCGTGAACCAGGTCGGGAGCAAGCATTTCTGGCGTCCCGTGCGCAATGTTCTCGACTCAAGTCTGCTGTCAGGCCTCGACGCGAGTCTTGACACGCTCGCTGCCGATGGTCCACTGTCTTCTACATCGTTAGAAATTCAATCCTGCGCCGTTGCTGTCCCGCCCTCACCCGCAAGGCGCCGAGGCCCCGGTCGTCGGACCCGCTGCTGCGAACGCCTGGACCAAGGGACACAGGTGTGGGGCCCGTGCTCGCGCACAGGCCCCACACCTCGATCAGGATCGGTCGGTGCACCAGGACGTTGTCGACGTAGGCGCTGCCGTAGCCGGTGCTGTTGGCGTAGAACGCCATGCCGGCGATGCTCGGGGCGCTCACCCGCAGGGGTGCGGCGGTCAGCGCGTGGGTGGTGCCGATGTAGCGGGTCGTAGGTCTGGGTGGCGGTGCTGGGGTTGGCGACCACGTTGACCTGGTGTCCGGTCGAGGCCACCGTCCAACCGTCGGTCCCGGTGGCGAGAGCCCCGAGGGGCAGGGCGTCGAATGTGTCACCGAAGACCGTGCCCGTGCCCGTGCCGGTGCTGGACCGCGCCTCGGTCCACGGGATTGCCAGCCGGCCGGACATCACCCTGGGCATGTGCGGCTTCCTGACCGCATACGACCCGATCCGGCGCGTCGGCCCCGACCACTGACCCCGACCGTCCGCCCAGGTCCGCGGCCGGTGCCGGCTCCGACGGTTGAGCGGATAACGGCTCGTTCGCCGTCGTAGGACAGGTGTAGCGTCACGGTCCGTACAGCTCATAAACAGGGGGATCCCATGCGTCACACCCGTACTCTGACCGCCGCCGCCACCGTCCTTGCCGTGGCCGGACTGTCCGCATGCAACGGTCCCAAGAACGCCCCTGACGCCTCCGGCGCCACGAAGGCCGTCTCCGTGCCGATGGTCACCGTTGCCGACGCCATGACGCAGAGCACCAAGGCCACCTCGCAGTACACCTCGGCCAAGATCAAGATGTCCGAGCACGTCCACGTCAAGGGGCAGGACGTCAGCACCACCGGCTCCGGCGCCATGTCCTGGAAGCCGATCGCGATGGACATGACGATGACCATGCCGCAGCTGGCCGCGCAGCTCGGCGGCGACGGCTCGATGCGCGTGCTGATGAGCGGCACCACCACCTACACGAACATGGGCGATGCAGCGGCCACCAACTTCGGTGGCAAGCACTGGCTGAAGATGGACCTCTCCTCGCTCGGCGCCTCCGGCCAGGCGATGGCCAACCAGATGAACAGCAACTCCAGCAACGACCCGGCGACGCAGTTGAAGCTGTTCACCTCCTCGGCCGACATCAAGCGCGCGGGCCAGGAGACCGTGGACGGTGTCCAGACGACGCACTACTCCGGCACCGTGGACTTTGCCAGGCTCGCGGCCGGGCAGGACCCGTCGCTCAAGTCCCTGCTCGCGCAGTCCACCAAGCTCGGCCTCACCACGATGAACGTCGACCTGTGGGTCAACGGCCAGGGCCTCCCGGTCCGCGTGCACGAGTCCACGCCGTCGACGGCCGCCACGCAGTTCGACGTGACGGTCGACTACTCCGACTACGGCACCACTCCCGTCACCGTCACCGCGCCCCCTGCCAGTGACACCAACGACCTCGCCGGCATGCTGAACGGCGCCTCCGGCTCCGTCGGCGGCACCAGCTGACACCAGCCCGAAGGAGCCGTTCTCCGCTGCGTCTTCGGCGGGTCGCACCGGCAGGAACCAGGCCCTTCACTGCTCCTCGCCCAGCGGTCCTCGTCGCACCCACCGAGGCTCGTCGCGCCGACCGAGGAGCGTGTCGATCGCGGGGGTGACGTTTCGTCGACGGTGGCGGGACGAATGCGGCATCAGTGAACCGCGCCGAACCGGACGGTGGCCGCAGAGCCGGCTGCCCGGTGACGACCGGCACCGCCACGGCCCGCCGTCACCCCGACCGGGCCGCCGGCGCTGCGGCATGGCGTTCGTCCGACCCGCCTGCGGCAGGCGCGCCGTTCCGGTGCCGGTTGCCGCGGACGATGGTGCGTTCACAACGGGAAGGTGTGCGGGGTGAGGTTCTCCGGAGAAGCGGCGAAGTACCTGGTGATCAACGCGGCGGTGTGGCTGGTGGTGTCCCGGATGGACATCGTGCCGTTCACCGAGGGCTCGGTCTACGACCTGCTGTTCTCGATGTCGCTCTGCTTCGGCGGCCCCGCCCTGCTGGTCATCGCCTTCGCCAACCTGTCGGCGCCGAGAGCCGCGTGGGATCCGTTGCGCCTCTGGCTGGCGCTCGGACTCGCGGTTACGGCGATGCCCTTCCTGCTGGCGATCTCGCCCACGCCGTTGTACGTCCAGCTGATCGTTCAGGGCTTGTATCTCCTGGTCGCCCGGCGCGCATGGGTGTGACCTCGCCGTGCACGTCCGGGCGGGACGGGACAGGCCACTGCCGCTCGGGCGCACCGAGCCGCGCCTGCGCGGGCTGCGTCGTTCCATCCGTCCGGCGCATTACCGCGCCCTGGGGGTGGCGGCCGTTCCTTCGGGGACGGAATAATCCGCGGTATGACCGACCCGCAGACCGTCCTCGAACAGGCCCGCCAAGGCGTCGCGCCGGCGAGCTGGCGGGTCTACACCAAGAGGCGTGGGAAGGTGTCCGGCTTCCTGCGCGGTTCCTCGCACGACCCCGACCCCTTGCTGGTCATCACCCCCGACGGCACCGTCGAATACCGGGACGACCGTACGCCGCTGGACATCGTCAGGTTCGACGACCTCGCCGGGGTGGAGCTGCAGGTCCGGGGTCAGAGCTTCTCCGACAGCACCAGGGTGAACATCTCCGCCTGGCTGGACCTGCGGCTCCGCAACGGAGAAAAGGGGAAGTGGCGCTCCGCGTCCTTCGGTGACGACGTGCAGGTGATCCAGGGATTCCTGGAGGCGTACGGCGCCCACAAGGCCCTGCGCGGCGTGTGACCGGGCAACGGGCGGCCCATGGTCCGTTCACCGTGAGACCGCCCGGCGCCGCACTGCGGCCCGATTCCATCGGCGCCCCGGCCTGAACTCCAGGACAAGGCGCTGTATCGCAGCTTCACCGTTGCCGACATGCTCGCCTTCGGCCGCCACACCAACCGCGTGTGGGACCAGCGGCGGGCGCTGGGATGGCTGGAGCGGTTCACCGTCCCGCTGGACCGGCGGTGCGACCGGCTCTCCGGTGGCCGGCAGGCGCAGGTCGCGCTCGCCGTCGCCCTCGGCGCGTGCCCGTCCCTGCTGCTGCTCGACGAGCCGCTGGCCAACCTGGACCCGGTCGCACGCAGGGCGGTGACCGGCGAACTGCTCGCCGAGGTCGCCGAGACCGGAATGACGGTGATGCTCTCCACTCACGTCGTGGCCGAACTCGATTGCGTGAGCGACCACTTGTTGCTGCTCTCCCACGGCCGCACCCTGCTGGACAGCAACGTCGATGACCTCCTGGCCCACCATGTGCGCGTCACCGGCCCGCGCGCGGACCGGCCGCCCGTCGAAGGCCAGGTCGTCCACGCCACCCACACCGCCCGGCAGTCCACCTTCATCGTCCGTGCCCTGCTCGGCCCGGCGACCGCCATGGACGCGCCCGGCTGGAGCGGCCATCCACTCGCCACGGAGGACATCGTGCTCGCCCATCTCAGGACCTCGATCGCGGAGACCGGGCAGTGAGCGCCACCGCGACCGCCGCCCCCGCCCGCCCGGCCGCCTAACGCCGCGGCTTCGAGTGGCGCGGCATGCTCTGGCTCACCTGGCGCCAGCACCGGTGGCCGCTCCTGATCGCTACCGCCGTCACTGCCGGGATGCCGATCTGGATGGCGGTGAACGCCGCCTCCCTCCAGCAGGCCCTCGACCTGTGCTCCGGCCCGAACTGCACCCGGGCGGCTGCCTTCGACCGCACCAGTCGGCTCGGCCACGGCTCGACCATCGCCAACTACCAGCTGAACACCGTCGTGTTCCTGCCCGTCCTCCTCGGACTCTTCCTCGGCGTGCCCGTCCTGGCCCGAGAGTACGAACAGCGCACCCTCGTCCTCGCCTGGTCGCAGGACATCAGCCCGCTGCGCTGGCTCACCGGCAAGCTCCTCGTCCTCGGGGGAGCCGTCACCCTGCTCGCCGCCGCCCTGGCGGCCGAAAGCCAGCACGTCGCCGCCCTCGTTCGCCTCGCGGACCGGCGCAGCCTCTTCGAGGGCACGGTCTTCCAGGCGGGCGGCCGGCTTCCCCTGACCCTCGCCCCGGCCTGGCTGATGTTCGGCGTCGCTGCGGGCGCTGTGCTGCGCCGGATGGTGTCGGCCTTCGCGGTCGTGCTGGGCGCCTTCGTCGGCGGGATCGTGCTCATGGCGCAGTGGCGTCCGTACTTCCAGGCGCCGCTGACGGCCACCACGTCGCTGCGCGACCAGACCGGGGCCGAGCCGGCGTCAGGGGCGGCAGTGCCGAACACGCTGAGTCTGGACAACGGTCAGGGCGCGTCCGTCGACTCGGCCGGGCACATCCACCCGTTCCACGAGGTGATGGGCCAGTGGTGCGGGACCATCCCGGACGACAAGCCCGGCGCCTTCCTGTCCTGCCTCCAGCAGCACGACCTGGTCGGCATCCAGCAGCGGTTCCAGCCGGCAGGCCGACTCGGGACCTTCCACCTGATCGAGAACGGCCTCAACCTCACGCTCCTCGTCCTGTCCCTGGCGATCACCTGGTGGTGCGTGTGCAGGGCTCGCACCACGACGTGAACCGGCCCCCTGCAGGGACTCGGGCCCGACTCCGTCCATGGGGCCACGGCAGGGACGGGCCGGGCCCGCCTGCCGGCCGACCGGCCCCTTTCCGGCGGCTCGGACGCGCGAGTACGACGTTCCCTGGTCCGGTCACCGTGTGCCGTCGGCCTGCCGCACGGTGCTGCCCTCGGGGAGGAGGGGCAACGAACGCTCCAACCAGGTCGCCTCGCGGCCGCGTGTCCGGGTTCTCGGTCACCCCCGGTTCGTACCAGCGCGAGCCACCCTCCTCCTGTCGGTCCGCAAAGTCGGACAGGCACGCGAGGGTGTGGGCCGCGTCGCTGCCGCCATGCCGGGGTGAGCCTCGACACACCGGGCCGGGAAGCAGCCGGAACACGCCCCTCAGCCCCGGGCAGGTGCCCCCGAGCGGAGGCGGCGCTATGGACCTTGGCCGGCGACCACTGTGGCGTCGGCGACTCCAGGGGTGGTCGGCTCCGCGGCGGCAGGCGGGGTGCGGTAGGCGCGGAGGGGCCCGTTGATCGCTGCCACGGCGGCGATCGCCAGGACGGCGGACAGTCCGCCGAAGAACAGGGAGAAGGAGGCGGAGGTGGCCGACGCCAGCAGTCCGCCACGGAAGTTGCCGAGTTCGGGGCCTGCGACACCGATGACGTGCTCCATCGAGGAGACCCGCCCCCGGAACGCGTCCGGGGTCTCCAGTTGGACCAGGGCGCTGCGGGTGACGACGGACACGGTGTCGGCCGCGCCCGCCACGGCCAGGCAGCCGAGTGCGAGCCACAACGGCCCCGCCAGGCCGAAACCGGCCAGTGCCAGGCCCCAGACGCAGGCTGCGGACAGCTGCACCAGGCCCGAACGGCGCCGGCGCGTCACCGTGCCGGAGAGCAGGCCGGCCGTGATCCCCCCGACCGCGACGGCCGAGAGGAACAGGCCGAGGGTCTGCGGGTCTCCTCGAAGCGGATCTCGTTGACCAGCGGGAAGAGCGCGATGGGCATGGCGAGCAGTGTTGCCGACAGGTCGGTGGCCATCGAGCCCCACAGCGTCGGGCGGCGAAGGACGATCCGCCAGCCGCCGCGCTCCGGCCGCCGTTTGCCGCCTGCCGTGTCGGCGCCTTCGGGCCGCATGGCCGGCAGGCGGATCACCGTGAGCACCGAGACTGCCATGGCCACGGCCTGGGCGGCGTAGGCGGCAGGGAAGTCCCAGCGGGCGATGATGAGGCCGGCCAGTGCGGGCCCGGCCAGCATCGCCGCCTGGAAGGAGACGTTGGTCAGCGCAAGACCGGCCGCGACCTGGTCGCCCGCCAGCAGGCGGACCGGGAAGGTGCGCCGGGCGGGAGCTCCGAGAGCGCTGCAACTTGTCCCGGCGGCGACGAGGGCGAGCAGCAGCAGCACGTTGCGGTTGTCCGCCAGGGCCTGGGCGCACAGTCCTGCCGCGGCCAGCAGTTGGCCCGCGGTGCTGGCCCGCACCACCGCCCGGCGGTCGAAGGTGTCGGCCAACGTGCCGCCGAGCAGACCGAACAGCACCATCGGCAGGCCGGTGGCGAGCCCGAGGACGCCGGTGCCCACCGGGCTCCTGGTCAGGTCCCAGACCTGGGCCAGCACCGCCACGTTGGCCATCTGCCCGCCGAGTTGAGAGGCGGAGGTGCCGATCCACAGGGTGCGGAACGACCGACTGCTGCGCAGCGGGCGCATGTCGAGGAGCCGGGCACGGGCACGGACACGGACACGGGCACGGACACGGACACGGGCACGGACACCGGCCCGGGCAGGGGCCGGGCACGCCCCGTCATCGCGGTGGTTCGACGAGGTGGTGGAGGACCCGCTCCCGCATCGACCGGCGTGCCAGAGCCCGCCGCACCTCCTCGACCACGGTGGTCATCGCGTACGGGACCTCACTGTCCAGCTCGGCGACCGTCGCGTGGGTGGCGCGCCACTCCGCCTCCAGGAACGGCACCAGCGATCGGCCGCGCTCGGTCAGGTCGATGCGCCGGGTGCGGGCGTCGGGCCCCGGTTCGGAGGTGACGAGATCCTCCTTGCGCATGGCGGCGATGGTCTGGCTGATCGCGGAGTGCGAGCGGTCCAGGGACTTCGCCAGCTCGCGAATGGTCAGCGGCCCGGTGTGGGCGAGCCGGATCAGCGGATAGGCGAACCGGGGCCGAACCCCCTCGATGCCGCGCTCGACGTAGACCTGCTCGATCTCGGCGTCCATGGCTGCCAGCAGCTCGTGCAGGGAGTGCCAGGGATCGGGCAGCGCCGTGGGATCTGAAGATGTCACAGCGCTAATATAACAGCGCTGCGACAATCGAGCCCCTCGACAAGCCCCCTCCGATCACCCTCCGTGGTCGGTGACGGGAAAATCACAGGCCGGTCCGGGTGGAACGCCGCTAGGGTCGGCGGGTGGACGACCTGAACGCCGACCCGGGGACCCCGGACATCCGCAGTGCCTCCCGCTACCTCTGGTGGCTGACCGCCACCCAGAAGCGGCGGGTCGCCATCGGGGCGCTGCTGAGCAGCACCTGGATGCTCATGCTGACCCTGCAGCCGTACCTGCTCTCACGCGCCGTCGACGACGGTCTCAAGGCCGGACGGCCGCGCA
The Kitasatospora paranensis genome window above contains:
- a CDS encoding ATP-binding cassette domain-containing protein; the encoded protein is MYRSFTVADMLAFGRHTNRVWDQRRALGWLERFTVPLDRRCDRLSGGRQAQVALAVALGACPSLLLLDEPLANLDPVARRAVTGELLAEVAETGMTVMLSTHVVAELDCVSDHLLLLSHGRTLLDSNVDDLLAHHVRVTGPRADRPPVEGQVVHATHTARQSTFIVRALLGPATAMDAPGWSGHPLATEDIVLAHLRTSIAETGQ
- a CDS encoding MFS transporter, whose product is MFLSAVAVGGITAGLLSGTVTRRRRSGLVQLSAACVWGLALAGFGLAGPLWLALGCLAVAGAADTVSVVTRSALVQLETPDAFRGRVSSMEHVIGVAGPELGNFRGGLLASATSASFSLFFGGLSAVLAIAAVAAINGPLRAYRTPPAAAEPTTPGVADATVVAGQGP
- a CDS encoding MarR family winged helix-turn-helix transcriptional regulator, whose protein sequence is MTSSDPTALPDPWHSLHELLAAMDAEIEQVYVERGIEGVRPRFAYPLIRLAHTGPLTIRELAKSLDRSHSAISQTIAAMRKEDLVTSEPGPDARTRRIDLTERGRSLVPFLEAEWRATHATVAELDSEVPYAMTTVVEEVRRALARRSMRERVLHHLVEPPR
- a CDS encoding MFS transporter, whose translation is MRPLRSSRSFRTLWIGTSASQLGGQMANVAVLAQVWDLTRSPVGTGVLGLATGLPMVLFGLLGGTLADTFDRRAVVRASTAGQLLAAAGLCAQALADNRNVLLLLALVAAGTSCSALGAPARRTFPVRLLAGDQVAAGLALTNVSFQAAMLAGPALAGLIIARWDFPAAYAAQAVAMAVSVLTVIRLPAMRPEGADTAGGKRRPERGGWRIVLRRPTLWGSMATDLSATLLAMPIALFPLVNEIRFEETRRPSACSSRPSRSGGSRPACSPAR